A window of Leptolyngbya sp. CCY15150 genomic DNA:
ATGGAAGGGGGCTCTCTGCTATGGCAGCCACATCCCTAGGGGTTCGCCTAGAGAACTATACGTTGAAATGTCCGCAGGAAGTGCTGATGGTGCATGCCCAGCTTGGGGACGACATGGATCAAATTGTTATCTTCCGAGGCTTTTCCAGTTCCCTCATGCATCCCACCGCCTACGATCCCGACGTGCCAGTTTTGTCAGCCCAAGCTGACATTACCGCCATCGATCGCTTGGAGGGCCCCTACGATCCCAGCCAGCCTCGCTACCTGCAGCGGGGATTAACCCTAGGTGATATGGAGCAGTTGATGCAGGCTGCTGGCGTCTAATGGATCACCCAGCTCTATCCGGCGATAGTTGGTACTGGATCCTTAGTCTTGGTAGACTGGAGTATCTCATCCCTAGTGATGATACGCATCCAACGTAGAGCAACGAGTTTTGCAGATTGCGCCGTGGCTTCATGGCATGATCGATAGCAGATTACCTTTCCAAATCCAGAGACGTTGAGTGTCTATCCCAACAAATGCCTCTCTCACGGTTGCAGAGATGGTTGTCTCCGTCCATGATCGGGTTGGCAAAGGCGATCGCCTAAGTCTAGGTGAGACCTTGATTGAACAGAATGCGTGTGTAACAACGGGACTTCATGCAATTGAGCGAGCAATGCGTATGGTAGGTATAGCACTGGAACATCCCGACCTTGATCTAGATACTGTTAATCAGAGCTTGACGGGGTTGAGTGCAACGCGAATGGTTGAATGGGCCGCTGAAACGTTTCAAGATGGCTTGGTGATGAGCACCAGCTTTGGCATTCAGTCGGCGGTGATGTTACATCTCGTTACGTCGGTGGTGCCCACGATTCCGGTGATCTGGGTTGACACCGGTTATTTGCCAGCTAAGACCTATCGGTTTGCCGAACAGTTGAGCGATCGCCTCCAGCTCAACCTGAAGGTCTATCAATCGCCGATCAGTCCTGCCCGCATGGAAGCGCTCCATGGGCAGCTTTGGTCAAAAGATGATGTGGAATCTCTCAACGTCTACGATCAAATGCGTAAGGTTGAACCGATGCAGCGGGCCCTGCGA
This region includes:
- the cysH gene encoding phosphoadenosine phosphosulfate reductase — translated: MVGIALEHPDLDLDTVNQSLTGLSATRMVEWAAETFQDGLVMSTSFGIQSAVMLHLVTSVVPTIPVIWVDTGYLPAKTYRFAEQLSDRLQLNLKVYQSPISPARMEALHGQLWSKDDVESLNVYDQMRKVEPMQRALRELGATAWLAGLRSDQTDHRSTLRWVNRQRGLYKILPILDWHAKTVYEYLQAHDLPYHPMFDEGYMTVGDWHSSRPITAMDDHERDTRFHGLKQECGLHLPQTPGEEESLNSSSL